From a region of the Salvelinus alpinus chromosome 2, SLU_Salpinus.1, whole genome shotgun sequence genome:
- the LOC139561297 gene encoding leucine-rich repeat flightless-interacting protein 1-like isoform X3 produces the protein MELPEMNDLQASYDDVLQELRGLELQRETLLFQVDVLQDALEGAEEMLAEAQREASHATMELEREKEAKRKLEDIVSSLMQEVERLKEERNTISAVPVYTLVKEQEREDEMARQQAQEMKIKKEAQEQIRDAPRDEDNSRQDAPLSIIRLDSESLGPNNGLSSETSTGGLLASFFKKGRREQPSDSPTRPSPLHVARLVSSEDVADGAQDSFTKFTKIVNKTFGPLALGSQTPGSNQEENGRDLSPDRNNDTDSISAYEDACADMPELEEGDGPRLPHDDASPVDDEGDPSNGNELKSIKNPNESCILS, from the exons ATGGAACTCCCTGAGATG AATGACCTGCAGGCGAGCTACGACGATGTGTTGCAGGAGCTGCGTGGGCTGGAGCTACAGCGGGAGACTCTGTTGTTCCAGGTGGACGTTCTGCAGGACGCCCTGGAGGGGGCCGAGGAGATGCTGGCCGAGGCCCAGAGAGAGGCCAGCCATGCCACCATG GAGttggagcgagagaaagaggctaAGAGGAAGTTGGAGGACATTGTCAGTTCTCTGATGCAGGAGGTGGAGAGGCTAAAAGAG GAGAGGAACACCATATCAGCAGTCCCAGTGTACACACTTGTCAAGGAGCAGGAGAGGGAAGATGAGATGGCTAGACAACAAGCCCAAGAGATGAAAATCAAAAAGGAAGCACAGGAACAAATCAGGGATGCACCAAGGGATGAGGACAATTCTCGCCAAGATGCGCCTCTCTCTATTATCCGATTGGACAGTGAGAGCCTCGGGCCCAACAACGGGCTATCATCTGAGACCAGCACTGGGGGGCTGCTCGCTTCCTTCTTCAAaaaggggaggagggagcagCCTTCTGACAGTCCGACCCGGCCCTCTCCTCTCCACGTTGCCCGGCTGGTGTCCTCTGAGGACGTAGCAGATGGGGCACAGGACAGCTTCACCAAGTTCACAAAGATAGTCAACAAGACCTTTGGGCCGTTGGCACTCGGTAGCCAGACCCCCGGGAGCAATCAGGAGGAGAACGGGCGTGACCTCTCCCCCGACAGGAACAATGACACAGACAGCATCAGCGCCTACGAAGACGCCTGCGCTGACATGCCTGAGCTGGAAGAGGGTGACGGGCCAAGGCTGCCCCATGATGATGCATCCCCAGTAGATGATGAGGGAGATCCGTCGAATGGCAACGAACTCAAGAGCATCAAAAACCCCAATGAATCTTGCATTCTGTCGTAA
- the LOC139561297 gene encoding unconventional myosin-XVIIIa-like isoform X2, translating to MHSGTLERAGSPRKRTLSRGVSEDESLRNIIKEQSEEDQELMELPEMNDLQASYDDVLQELRGLELQRETLLFQVDVLQDALEGAEEMLAEAQREASHATMELEREKEAKRKLEDIVSSLMQEVERLKEERNTISAVPVYTLVKEQEREDEMARQQAQEMKIKKEAQEQIRDAPRDEDNSRQDAPLSIIRLDSESLGPNNGLSSETSTGGLLASFFKKGRREQPSDSPTRPSPLHVARLVSSEDVADGAQDSFTKFTKIVNKTFGPLALGSQTPGSNQEENGRDLSPDRNNDTDSISAYEDACADMPELEEGDGPRLPHDDASPVDDEGDPSNGNELKSIKNPNESCILS from the exons CAGTCTGAGGAAGATCAGGAACTGATGGAACTCCCTGAGATG AATGACCTGCAGGCGAGCTACGACGATGTGTTGCAGGAGCTGCGTGGGCTGGAGCTACAGCGGGAGACTCTGTTGTTCCAGGTGGACGTTCTGCAGGACGCCCTGGAGGGGGCCGAGGAGATGCTGGCCGAGGCCCAGAGAGAGGCCAGCCATGCCACCATG GAGttggagcgagagaaagaggctaAGAGGAAGTTGGAGGACATTGTCAGTTCTCTGATGCAGGAGGTGGAGAGGCTAAAAGAG GAGAGGAACACCATATCAGCAGTCCCAGTGTACACACTTGTCAAGGAGCAGGAGAGGGAAGATGAGATGGCTAGACAACAAGCCCAAGAGATGAAAATCAAAAAGGAAGCACAGGAACAAATCAGGGATGCACCAAGGGATGAGGACAATTCTCGCCAAGATGCGCCTCTCTCTATTATCCGATTGGACAGTGAGAGCCTCGGGCCCAACAACGGGCTATCATCTGAGACCAGCACTGGGGGGCTGCTCGCTTCCTTCTTCAAaaaggggaggagggagcagCCTTCTGACAGTCCGACCCGGCCCTCTCCTCTCCACGTTGCCCGGCTGGTGTCCTCTGAGGACGTAGCAGATGGGGCACAGGACAGCTTCACCAAGTTCACAAAGATAGTCAACAAGACCTTTGGGCCGTTGGCACTCGGTAGCCAGACCCCCGGGAGCAATCAGGAGGAGAACGGGCGTGACCTCTCCCCCGACAGGAACAATGACACAGACAGCATCAGCGCCTACGAAGACGCCTGCGCTGACATGCCTGAGCTGGAAGAGGGTGACGGGCCAAGGCTGCCCCATGATGATGCATCCCCAGTAGATGATGAGGGAGATCCGTCGAATGGCAACGAACTCAAGAGCATCAAAAACCCCAATGAATCTTGCATTCTGTCGTAA